One segment of Pseudomonas pohangensis DNA contains the following:
- a CDS encoding 3-hydroxyacyl-CoA dehydrogenase NAD-binding domain-containing protein — translation MMSVFKYEKDADGIVTITMDMTGPVNAMNAEFRDAMGATVDRLEAEQGLSGVVFASAKKVFFAGGDLKELLAFKKGEEANFMGMLDTMKSFFRKLEKLPVPVVSAINGAALGGGYELCLATNYRLAWNDKSVQIGLPEVTLGLLPGGGGVVRLVNLLGLQAALPYLLEGKKVTPEAALKAGMIDEVVDSLEQLLPRAKAYILANKGNQDAAIQPWDKKDFRIPGGNASSPKLAQVLMGAPAMLAQKTRGLLPAPEQILDCAIEAARLDFEAAQRIETRGLTYLVGTPEAKNLITTFFFQMNKVNSGASRPKDVAPQLTKKVGVLGAGMMGQGIAYVSAMAGIEVILKDISVEAAEKGKAYSEKLLDKAMARGRMSPEKKAQVLGLIKPTADNADLQGCDLIIEAVFENIALKNKITSSTEQYLCEGGIWGSNTSTLPITQLAEAASKPENFIGVHFFSPVDKMPLVELICGEKTSDIALAKAFDYARQIKKTPIVVNDSLGFFTSRTFGTYFDEGARMVVEGVAPIKVDNLGKAIGMPVGPLTVHDEVSQELSRKAMETWAEMGVTDKWGEQDALREVVDFLVVQNGRGGRHHNGGYFDYRDGNKTLWAGVVEKFYKADVCMPDQDIKDRLLFRQVIETLKCLQTNVLRTVADGNIGSIMGIGAPIWTGGFLQFVNTYGLERFQTRCGELAAQYGERFACPEIVAQKIAAGETFV, via the coding sequence ATCATGAGTGTATTCAAGTACGAAAAAGACGCCGACGGCATTGTTACCATCACCATGGATATGACCGGCCCGGTCAATGCCATGAACGCAGAGTTCCGTGACGCCATGGGCGCAACGGTTGACCGTCTGGAAGCCGAACAAGGCTTGAGCGGCGTGGTCTTTGCCTCGGCCAAGAAAGTGTTTTTTGCCGGCGGTGACCTCAAAGAGTTGCTGGCTTTCAAGAAGGGCGAAGAAGCTAACTTCATGGGCATGCTCGATACCATGAAGTCGTTTTTCCGCAAGCTGGAAAAACTGCCGGTGCCTGTGGTTTCAGCCATCAATGGTGCTGCTTTGGGCGGCGGCTATGAGCTGTGCCTGGCGACCAATTACCGTTTGGCGTGGAACGACAAGTCGGTACAGATCGGCTTGCCGGAAGTCACCCTTGGATTGCTGCCAGGCGGCGGTGGCGTAGTGCGTTTGGTCAATTTGCTCGGCTTGCAAGCCGCGCTGCCATACCTGCTTGAGGGCAAAAAGGTTACGCCGGAAGCCGCTCTGAAAGCCGGCATGATTGACGAGGTGGTTGATTCGCTGGAGCAGCTGCTGCCGCGTGCCAAGGCTTATATCCTGGCCAACAAAGGCAACCAAGACGCGGCGATACAGCCTTGGGACAAGAAGGACTTCCGTATCCCCGGCGGCAACGCCAGCTCACCTAAACTGGCCCAGGTGCTGATGGGTGCGCCCGCCATGCTCGCGCAAAAAACCCGTGGTTTGCTGCCTGCGCCCGAGCAGATTCTGGATTGCGCGATCGAAGCCGCGCGACTGGACTTTGAAGCCGCACAGCGTATTGAAACTCGTGGCCTGACCTACCTGGTTGGTACGCCCGAAGCCAAGAACCTGATCACCACCTTCTTCTTCCAGATGAACAAGGTAAACAGTGGCGCTTCACGGCCTAAAGATGTTGCTCCGCAGCTGACCAAAAAGGTCGGTGTACTGGGCGCCGGCATGATGGGCCAGGGCATCGCCTACGTGTCGGCCATGGCCGGTATCGAAGTGATCCTCAAGGATATCAGCGTCGAAGCGGCAGAGAAGGGCAAAGCCTATTCCGAGAAGTTGCTGGACAAGGCGATGGCGCGTGGCCGCATGAGCCCCGAGAAAAAAGCCCAGGTGCTGGGACTGATCAAGCCCACCGCCGATAACGCAGACCTGCAAGGCTGCGATCTGATTATCGAGGCCGTGTTCGAAAACATAGCGTTGAAGAACAAGATTACCAGCAGCACCGAGCAGTACCTGTGCGAGGGCGGCATCTGGGGTTCCAACACCTCGACCTTGCCGATCACTCAGCTGGCCGAGGCTGCCAGCAAGCCGGAAAACTTTATCGGCGTGCACTTCTTCTCGCCGGTGGACAAGATGCCGCTGGTTGAACTCATCTGTGGTGAGAAAACCAGTGACATCGCGCTGGCCAAGGCCTTCGACTATGCGCGGCAGATCAAGAAAACCCCGATCGTGGTCAACGACTCGCTGGGCTTCTTCACCTCGCGTACCTTCGGCACCTATTTTGATGAGGGTGCACGCATGGTGGTTGAGGGCGTTGCGCCGATTAAGGTCGACAACCTGGGCAAGGCCATCGGCATGCCGGTTGGGCCACTGACTGTGCATGACGAAGTCAGTCAGGAGTTGAGCCGCAAGGCGATGGAAACCTGGGCTGAAATGGGTGTTACCGACAAGTGGGGCGAGCAGGACGCACTGCGCGAGGTTGTTGATTTCCTCGTCGTGCAGAACGGTCGTGGCGGCCGCCACCACAATGGCGGTTACTTCGATTATCGCGATGGCAACAAGACGCTCTGGGCCGGTGTGGTAGAGAAGTTCTACAAGGCCGATGTCTGCATGCCCGACCAGGACATCAAGGATCGTCTGCTGTTCCGTCAGGTGATTGAAACCCTCAAGTGCCTGCAGACCAACGTGTTGCGCACGGTCGCCGACGGCAACATCGGTTCCATCATGGGTATCGGCGCGCCGATCTGGACCGGTGGCTTCCTGCAGTTCGTCAACACCTATGGTCTGGAGCGCTTCCAGACCCGTTGTGGCGAGCTGGCCGCGCAGTATGGCGAGCGCTTTGCCTGCCCGGAAATCGTTGCGCAGAAGATCGCTGCGGGCGAAACCTTCGTCTAA